A DNA window from Ornithinimicrobium humiphilum contains the following coding sequences:
- a CDS encoding branched-chain amino acid ABC transporter permease: MDWGQILNNTASFILSAETIGFMLAAIGLAVHFGYAGLLNFGMAGFMAIGAYGYAISILSFGFPWWAAIGVSIVGAIIFAVILGIPTLRLRADYLAIVTIAAAEIVRLLLQTQLFDEYTNSADGLGGYHESFRAANPLPAGTYGIGPWTYTDQGWWARLFGLLLVALAVLIVWLLMRSPWGRVLKGIREDEDAVRSLGKNVFLYKMQALIIGGVLGALGGVVIALPSAVIPQYYLPSLTFFVWTALLLGGAATIFGPVLGAILYWVLMAFLAGVLPAAANAGYLPISATAAGNLRFVVVGVALMLLVAFRPQGLLGNKKEMTFVK; the protein is encoded by the coding sequence CGCCATCGGCCTCGCCGTTCACTTCGGCTACGCGGGCCTGCTCAACTTCGGTATGGCCGGTTTCATGGCGATCGGGGCCTACGGCTACGCCATCTCGATCCTCTCGTTCGGCTTCCCCTGGTGGGCCGCCATCGGCGTGAGCATCGTCGGCGCGATCATCTTCGCCGTCATCCTCGGCATCCCGACGCTCCGCCTGCGGGCGGACTACCTGGCGATCGTGACCATCGCCGCCGCGGAGATCGTCCGACTGCTGCTCCAGACGCAGCTGTTCGACGAGTACACCAACTCGGCGGACGGCCTGGGTGGCTACCACGAGTCCTTCCGTGCGGCCAACCCGCTGCCGGCCGGCACCTACGGCATCGGCCCGTGGACCTACACCGACCAGGGCTGGTGGGCGCGCCTCTTCGGCCTGCTGCTGGTCGCCCTGGCCGTGCTGATCGTCTGGCTGCTCATGCGCAGCCCCTGGGGCCGCGTGCTCAAGGGCATCCGCGAGGACGAGGACGCCGTGCGCTCGCTCGGCAAGAACGTCTTCCTCTACAAGATGCAGGCCCTGATCATCGGCGGTGTCCTCGGCGCCCTCGGCGGTGTCGTGATCGCCCTCCCCTCGGCGGTCATCCCGCAGTACTACCTGCCGAGCCTGACGTTCTTCGTCTGGACCGCCCTCCTCCTGGGTGGTGCCGCGACGATCTTCGGTCCGGTCCTCGGGGCGATCCTCTACTGGGTGCTCATGGCCTTCCTGGCGGGCGTCCTCCCGGCCGCCGCCAACGCCGGCTACCTGCCCATCAGCGCGACCGCCGCCGGCAACCTGCGGTTCGTCGTCGTGGGTGTCGCCCTGATGCTGCTGGTCGCCTTCCGACCGCAAGGCCTCCTCGGGAACAAGAAGGAGATGACCTTTGTCAAGTAA
- a CDS encoding ABC transporter ATP-binding protein — MATGPAAPGVPKKDPILVADNISRSFGGIKAVDVEHLEIPRNAITALIGPNGAGKTTLFNLLSGFDQPDTGEWSFNGRSLAGIPAWKAARRGQVRTFQLTKVLQRLTVLESMKLGATGQKGERFLASVFPFLWRSQEKEIEVRALELLKKFKLYDKRADFSAALSGGQRKLLEMARALMTDPEFVLLDEPMAGVNPALVQSLLDHVINLKKEGMTVLFVEHDMHMVRHIADWVVVMAEGRIVAEGPPREVMQDPAVVDAYLGSHLDADIGVITGRYDEEGRRIS, encoded by the coding sequence CTGGCGACCGGCCCGGCCGCGCCCGGTGTGCCCAAGAAGGACCCGATCCTCGTCGCGGACAACATCTCCCGCTCGTTCGGCGGCATCAAGGCCGTCGACGTCGAGCACCTGGAGATCCCGCGCAACGCCATCACGGCGCTGATCGGTCCCAACGGTGCCGGCAAGACGACGCTGTTCAACCTGCTCTCCGGCTTCGACCAGCCGGACACCGGCGAGTGGTCCTTCAACGGCCGCTCGCTGGCAGGCATCCCCGCCTGGAAGGCCGCCCGCCGGGGTCAGGTGCGCACCTTCCAGCTGACCAAGGTCCTGCAGCGCCTCACGGTGCTCGAGAGCATGAAGCTCGGGGCCACCGGTCAGAAGGGTGAGCGTTTCCTCGCCAGCGTCTTCCCCTTCCTCTGGCGCTCCCAGGAGAAGGAGATCGAGGTCCGTGCGCTGGAGCTGCTGAAGAAGTTCAAGCTCTACGACAAGCGCGCGGACTTCTCCGCCGCCCTGTCCGGCGGTCAGCGCAAGCTCCTCGAGATGGCGCGCGCGCTCATGACCGACCCGGAGTTCGTCCTGCTGGACGAGCCCATGGCGGGCGTCAACCCGGCGCTGGTCCAGTCGCTGCTGGACCACGTCATCAACCTCAAGAAGGAGGGCATGACCGTCCTCTTCGTCGAGCACGACATGCACATGGTCCGCCACATCGCGGACTGGGTCGTCGTGATGGCCGAGGGCCGCATCGTGGCCGAGGGCCCGCCGCGCGAGGTCATGCAGGACCCCGCCGTGGTGGACGCCTACCTGGGCAGCCACCTCGATGCCGACATCGGTGTCATCACCGGCCGCTACGACGAGGAAGGCAGGCGCATCTCATGA